aatccaaaatttggccaaaatcgagaattttcctgaactatagttcaggaaaattttcgaaaccggaagtacgaatacgtaaaaaagattacatgaactttaccacaaatttaacgaggatcacgaatatgtggtttgtatgtgcgtcgaatgaatattaactgaactactgactgaaatgagaaaaccggaagtagaaaaaaaaagtaaacatcgataatttaacaagtgagctttgttggcggaatagttatcgtcagttaccactaaaaaatttccacacaatatttgccgataaatgtttaaagagatgtgcaaagtaactaaaactgactgttttgacggctgaaaattatcgaaaagccatctagcgttagaaaaaagaaacgtctaaaaatactttgcgcgcaagaatggcctgattttggaattactaCAGACATAGAGTTTAACGCAAGTAGATCACTAGTAGATattctacgaaaataagtcaattgtcgggtacctgggcataattcGTGGTGAGTTACTACAGGTGTGCCTCGACAGACGGATGCGACCACTGAAGTGAGCGAAAAGCCAGCGTTGGCTCAAGGATCTCCTTGCCAGGACCACACAAttccaataaagaaactgcgttgaACATCGACATCGGCGGCCGAATCGCGATCTCAGAGATGTAACGAATAgtgctgtaaaaaaattgagttgggaattaaaaggaagcttgaaaaaaaaataagatgttTGCGTCATACTAAAGGATTTTGGATCAACCTCTCCGACTCTCCACTAAAAAACGGCTGGCGGAGAAGTATGGCTAAAAATGCGACCGCTACAAGACCAAATGTTGAACGGCGCTAATAGTCAGTATAATTCCAGGATTCCACACCATTTAAACATGGATGAAATTGCAATAGCATATCACACAACCTATCGATTCCTAagcaaagaacagaaaaaggttttaacaTTGCAATGAGGCCCATAAATACCCACGACGAAGGTGGAATCCAAAGTTATTTACATGATAAATCAAGAACATAGAAGCACACCTTTACCTCAATCTGTTGTAGGCTTCCTATAACTCGTTTCTTGTAGCTATGAAGTGGGAGAAATGCAGAAATACAATttcatgacgcaacaaccccACCGAAAGTGTTTAAAGGTGTAAACATCTTTCAGGCAAGAAGGAACCTGTTAAACAAATGGGTGTGAATTTTTagattattttattgcattgatGGATGATGAGGTAGTAAATTCGGAAGGTTATGCTTATAACCATGTATGCAATGCCACAACTTTTGAGCATAAAAGCTTACTGTTTTGTCTAAGATGTGAGAGGATGATGCAGATGTAGCTGAGCGTGTGAGTCACAGAAGGGTTGAGcaattggtttttattttttaatatggaGTCCAAATTTAATCTGATGACTAGACGGTAGGTACATTTTCTAGAATTCCAAGTACAGTACACAATTAGTCAATTGGTCAAGTACACAGTGAGTAATAGAAAATTTGCTACTATGTAgttagaaaaatcaaaataagcTTACATGTAAATAATTGGTTGGTTTAGGGCagtaaaacatgaaaattcgAATACAAAAGATGACATAACTTGTTCACATATTtcgccatttaaaaaacaataccaacaccatctagcggcacACTGGACAATCGTCTGAATTGTAAAATCAACCGCTAGATGATGCCAGTGTTGCATGCAGACAACTGAGTGACTGACAGCTGAAGTGTGGAAAATTGAATTCGAAAAGTGAAATCAATATTCAGCTACAAGTtaacaataatatttttgacACTGAAAGACAGCTGACAGCTGAAGCTTACTGTTACCctaaaaccgggatagggaagccaacacagccgtgaagcgaccaggagtctatagctctggataaatttgcaattttttttattatttgtttatttattatttgatgtttattattaattaacacCATACCACAAGACTCTTTCTCACCTCGTCTACAGCTACAGGAGATGTCTTGTAACTTAAAGATGAATCGACCATGCTCTGGCAGCATGCACGCATTCACCTTAGTGTCGGGGCGCGCAGTTCAAAACTTCCATGATAAAATCCATAAAAAACTTCCACGATAAAATCCACCTAGCGagtaaaaggagaaaaattgtttttttgtttgttttttttattcgcgcAATATTTCCTCATCACTATGCCGTGCGATTAAAGGAAATTCTGCAGTTGGTATTACGGTATTTTTATCTTACTGTCTCTAACCGCATTGTACTTTAGTGACGGGCCTTCTCTTGTTGTAGCGCAAATTTCAGCAACCCCTCTTAAGTTTCCACCAAATGAATCATCGCACAAGCGAAGACAGGTTCGTGCGGATGGATCATGGAACAATTTGACACTTGTACCAGAGTTGTAAAAACTTATTGGCGATACAACAAATTCAACGGAAATGGCTAAAAACATGCCAGAAACGATTCGACTCTTccttttaatttgtgtttgacaattttttctaGTTGGGTCGGTGATAAACAGACATCACACACCCCCTGTAAAGCGTCTCGTTAATCACTCTGTCTGGAACCATCACAGGAGGCattatggttttttttttttttcaaaaatgtactacattaaaaaaaagcttaacaattgaaaaggaaaaacacacaaaaagcgGTACAGATAGCGAATCTGTGTCGCCAAACCGGAAAGTTTTTAAACCATTCCGGTTTTTCtacagtttttttaatttgatcaaaaacTTGTGTGTATTGCGGCTATAATACTAATAGTCAGACACGATTGTCAAGAAGGAATAACTTATCCATCGATCGATCATTAGATTACATCTTTAAATTATTGTAATTACAAATACAGTGACTGAAAAGTCTCGAAAAACATTAATCTGTGCAGCTCTGACCTAATACTTGGTTATTGTCTATTAGATGAACATATTCTGGAATTTGTTGAGGGAAGCTGGGCATGGCTCCTGCTGGTATGTCAAACAAAATCCCAAATTACCCTGGTCTCCCTCGCTGGATTCCAGTCCGTTGGTGTAGTAACGTAATTCAAACGGCACCGATCTCgctaaaaaatggaaattcagAAGGCAAAATGAAACGCATTCCTTCCGGATTATTAAGATTCTATTCAACTTACTAAATACTGGTCTAGATAGGGTTTCCGCGTTGATGCTGTTCCACACACTTCCGCACAATCGAGCAGCACAGACGGCTCCGTTCGATTTGGTCGGTTGACCTCGTACATCTGAACCACAAGGGATCATCAAGAAATCCGCAGTGCAAGCTGCATCCGCTCCGGAAGACACCGTACCTTGTGGGTGGTTTACGTAAGTGGTTTAAGTAAGTAGTGGTAAGTAGTTTACGTAAGGTGGGTGGTTTACGTACCTTCTCCAGCAACCAAAGCAccagaaatggaaaaacctAGTCCCGGCACATTCACCTGATCCGGGCAAACGTTGTACTGCATCTCAcagaaattctaaaaatacaacagaatgaaatgataaaaattccaccccaaaatgtaatattttttcaatcaatttacgGATTCTTGGCGGATACAAATCGTGTAATCCTGAAACGAAAGTTGTCGTGCTGTGTTGACGCCTCTGGagtcaaaaaagaagttgaatgACCTAATCACGCCAACGCTTCCGGTATAATATTGCAGACATCCCGGTGGCGCTGCATCAATAAGATTTTGAtcagttttaaatttgttaaaaaactgagtgaaagaaaaataacaaacgcATTTGCCTACCTGCAAAACCCTCATTACACGGAATTTGTGAGACACGAATCTTCCAGTTGCGGGCAGACGTGAATCCGCCGGCCATCAAATTGCTGGTAATCATGGTCAACGTAATGGGCGTTGTACTGTTGTATCCGATATTCAAATACACTGTAAATCCGTTCAAACGAACCGGttaaaaagaatgatttaTTGCCATGAACTCTTTAATCGACGTACTGTGCTGTCCGGCGTTGTCACCACAAATAACTGGCACTGGCGACGTGGTCCCAGATACAACAAAACTATCAGAAACGCAACGGTGTTCAGCTGGTTCCGGCTGTGCAATCGAAAACGCCTCAAAATCCAGCCtagaaaaacgaaatggtTTCTCTAAAAACTATTTTACAATCAATTATTAATTGATCATACCGAAGTTGGCAAATGTTGGGTGCCAAGCGGTTGACGGTCGTGTAACATTGCCCGGCGGATGTATACGATCCTGGATATCCCTGGTTGACAAAGTACGTATTGTTTGCGTAAATAACACCTTGGCAAGTCTTGGtggctaaaacaaaaaaacaaaagaaagttttGAGATAAACACAATCAattataactttttaaaacaaatttcaacttACTGACGCAACACAATCCATATCCCCTTCCGCAGGTGCCTGAGATGTTACCACGGAAAGCAAAGCACTCCGGATACGAAAGACAAGTGCCGATGTCGCCACTCAGCGCCCGGCAAGCCCGATTGTTGTTGATGACCGTTTCAAACAAGCCGAAAACTGCCCTTGATCAAATTCCGTAGTTGAAGGATAGAGTAGATCAATTAACAAAGTCCAagacaaaattgaaaacacaaaaatttgttaCATTTTCCGTCACGAACGTCGTAGACTGGATTCACTGAAGTGTCTGCATTGGGGTTCAGAGTGAATTCCGATGAAACGAATGGGAAAAGTATGACGACGGACGCGAGCAACTTGACAGCGACCGGCAGCATCTTTGAGCGGAGGTTGACCTGCGAATGCCCGACAGAATAGGAAAGAAGTTGCATTTAAAGGTTCTCTCGATTCCTACCACTTCCTCCTTGTCAGCTTTGGAGGAAAATATGCAAATCTCAGGTCCGTTACTGAAATGTTGGTAACGGCTCCAAATGCGCAACTTCCGGCTTGAAAGAGGTAGTCGCtctacatttcttttctttttttttgccagcTGATAGATCTGTTGAGATGCTGTGTATTCCGGAATGTACGGCAAAATACGATACAGTTTAGTTAGATCAGGGTCACGTATTTTAGACAATCAAAAcctacaagaaaaagaagaaaaaaaaaactagaacgTAAAATAATCTTTTCTCTCACAAAAGAGGCCGAGTATAAGAGCAGAGGCAGAAGAGATCTCGGTTACATTCACTGcaatatcaaatttttcttttgttttaacttcTTGATCCATTAAAAATTGgttgaataaacaaaagatttgaatGATCGTGAAACATTTGGCGGCGGTGGGtcaatagggaaaaaaaatcgatcaaatttttataatatttgttaCTGTTAGGGATATTTGCCCTCTCGACTCCAAGAGGGCACGTGAATAAGACATTGACACCGTACCAAGGCTAGACGTGATAACAacatttccttcctttttttgttcgtgaAATGAACTTAAAAGAGACTCGAAGGATAAAATGAACACAacaaagaagagggaaaaagggggaggtaaatggaagatCAACAATTGTTTCGAGTTGGCTGTGTTGGCCTTCTGCTTAAATTTAGAAAGCAGAACAATTGCACCTGTAAAAGCTAAAGGAGACAACTTTGTGTGCGAAACTGTTCAATTTCTTATTAGTCTAggagattttttgtttcaatgatTTTATCTTACATGGGTGCATGCTGTCGAGTCACCTAACATGTCCAACAATAATTAGCTTAGCTAGAACCGGCCGTCTACAGTTCTCCTCATTCAGTCGTTGTCAATGGAAGCGATATTGGCGAGCAGGTTTGAGGGTGACGAAAGTCTTTTTGGCCTCTTCCTTGCTGGCTTCCGTTTCCTCCTTGATCTCTGTGTAGCGCTCTCCTTTGATCGTCACTACCTTGTTGTCCAAATATCGCACCATCTTTTTGGGTTGCTGTTAAAAAATGACATTATCAAAACACGCTCCAAGAACGgtcaattttgaattatttcgttACAGTTTTGACTGGAGGCGGTCTGTGCTCACGTTGATCGTCATCTTGATCAATGTAGGAAtacttttctattattttctttttgagcgTAACGTCATTTACTGGTCTGGTCTTGTGCAGAGAAGAGATCTAACCCCCAAAATATTGTTACGAGTGGATGAGTTAAAGCTTTTTATACAATGTAGTACCTCAGGGTGCGAAAGGGATTCTCCAATTTCTTGTCTATGAAGGACAAGCTGGACAGCTTCTTCAACAGAACTATTTGAGAGCGACAAGCAATGTGTGGCCTCCACCAGTGAAATGCTTGGAAACATCTCTAGCAGCAGGCGAACATCATCTGTTTTTTCGAAATCCTGAGAAGAAAACAGTCAGCGTAAGTGCAGATACACAACACATTTGAGTGTGACTTACCTGAAACCCAGATTGAGAAGAATCACTTGTGCTTGCATCACTAGACTCTGACACTCTAGGAGAGAGGCGGTCTTGTTTAACCACTGCTGGGGCCGGGAACATTAAACCAAGATCAGTCATTCCTTTCAAGCCTTTTGAATCttcatacaaaaaaattgtataaaataagagaaaatgtggaaaaatGCATGAGCAAATCACAGACCTTGTTTCGATTGGGACAATTTTGATGACAGTTCAAAGATCCAATGGCAAATGACGGAATGGGGGATGGAGGCAAAATCGGGAAAGTATGCTGTGAGCATCTCACTGAAAGACTCCACATCGAAAACATCTTCTTGGCACAAGTCAGACCCAATTTCTTCTAAGATGCTGACAACATAGCTCAAGACAATTTCATCAATGTGActaaaaagaatggaaaagaaagaataccCAGGTCAATTAGTTATTCCTCTCACAAGCAGACTTGTCAGAAACAGTTAGGAGGGAATCTAACCTTAGGTTAGCCTGTGGAATGTTGTCTTTGAGAAATACCAAAAGAGATTCTTTTACTAAAACTTCTTTATCTTCAACGCAACTCATGATTCAATCGATCGCGCAGACCAAATAATTTCGTTTACGGAAAATTCTTGGAGAAACGTTTTTCAGCTTCTCTGTTGCTGGGATAACAATAGACGAACTGAACAAAACGCAAtgtttattttgaagttttaaaatagacaaaaacgtcagagagagagagagagactcttaTAATAGACCTTTCACAGCAGAATCTTTGTTGTGAATGGAAAATATTGATGGGGATGTTGCCAGATATTGTGAGGATCGTATAGTTTTGCGAAGCGGGGGAGGAGTAGACCAAGTGGGCggtgtttcttttattcgacTTTGACTAATCGActgtgtaaagaaaaaagtatacAAATGTAATCCTATAATCATGCTTTACACTAGCTGGAAAATCATATTCATTTCAATGACGaatattattcaattaaaCCGAGTTATTGCTATTGAAATCGCCACTTTAGTCAGTCCACCGCGAGAGGATAAATAGCTCGTGTATAATAAATTTCAGAGTCCTCCACCGGCTGTGGAAAAGGGCCTCCAAAAATCCGCTGGATCGTCCGGCATCAAAGGATCAAGCGATCAAGAAAGGATTCATGGACGTCGAGTGCCAACGGCGAACTGcgggaaaaaatattcaacacGGTCTGCTGCGTTCTGTTAATAATAATGCGGCTCTTGTGCCTATAATATTCACTCACACGATATTCGTTGACGACACAATCTTGTTTTCGCATGTGTTGGTAAACTTTTATAAATTGTTAATGCATCATCGCAAATGCCCATTAAGTTAACTGACTACTTGAATTATTACTTGATCATTGTATACTTGAATTATCGTAAATTGTTGCTGttgatcaaatttgatttattgtgTCCTTGCGCCAATACAGACGCAACCTTGATTTATTCTATTCATCAGTTGTTCACGGTTCATTACGTTCATGGTCCTCTTTATACGTTGCAGATTCCATCCAGACCTCAACAATACCGACGTTAGTTctgttttgcattttctttccGCTGGCTCTATCGATTAACCTCCAAGCGTTCTCGCTGCGgcgaattttaaaagaaagtttACAAAACAAACGAGATGTCGAGACCGAAAAAATCGATTagactaaaaaaagaatttttttttatatatacggCTGACGAAACGAATAACAGACAGCCCACCAATCAATGAGAATTTCGGAGCAATTCAgacaaccttttcttttctcggtAAATGCTGGCACGATTCTTTTCCCCGTCCGAATTGGTgaaagtttaaaataaaattgcggGAATATTACATTAAGGATGATGCGGTGACTCATTGACAACTtagagatggaagaaaaagcggACGGCTAAATGGAAATTTAGGACACCCATTTACATGGTAGCCGGATGACGTATTCTTTTTATAATGCCAGCTGTCTGAGATTTTTCcagttaaaatttattggcAACTTGTTTAAAATACGTAATCTCAGGAGAAAGCATTAAAAGTCTCGCCGCGAAGGCAATTACTATTTCATAGCTGCGAATAAATCAAGGCTTTTAGAAAAGACGAAATTAAATGCTAATAAGATTTTCAGGGAAATTAAATTGACCTAACCTTAAAACGCTACATTGTCGGCGAGGTTTGTCTGAATACAAACAAGCCCGATCCTAAAATAAACGACGCATATGTGtaccagaaaaaaatgtaatttattattctttttatgtataaacaaaagggggggaaagtaaaagctaaaaatatgggagatgtttttttttcttttctccgttttgtgttgtttgtgtctgtttgtttgtttgttttttaacgacCGTAACCACTTCCACCTACGGACTGTTGTGTTGGGAATTGCTGTTGATTTTGGAAAGCCGAGTTGGATTGTTCAACAATGCTGGCTTCGGGTTTTGCCATTTCTTGATGCATCCATGGAGCGGCGGCCATCACGTCGGCGAACACGCCCGGCTGCTGTTGATTGCTGCAGCCCACAGACCAGGACGACAGACCGATCAAAACGTGACTGCCATCAGGCCGCTGGCAAGCCAACGGAGATCCCCCATCAAcctaaaataacaaacaacacatTTTTGGTTGTTGCCGGCTCGGTTTCTAGGATTATCTACTAAAATTAGCAAGTTTAATATATCTGGTAGAAACGGGCAACTCACTTTGCATGGGTTGACGCTGTTCTGGGTCGAGGCGCAAGTGAAACTTTTGtgtaatttgaaatatttgccCAGATGGGAATTTTGTAGAGAGTTTTGGCAGTCGCTGTTGCGCACCACATCCACCTGGACCTTGTTCAAAACTCCGCTTTGAAGACCTTTACCGACCGCGTTTGAATAATACACACAAGCAATTAACTACGGTCTGGATCGAATTGGTGCGTTTAAATATTCCATCGAAAGAATTAGACATGCACGAACTTACCAGAGAGGGTATCGTGGCCCCATCCGGAGACGACGCATTGTGAAACCTGCGGCTCCGATTCAGTCGGAAGACAGATTGGAGCAATATGAGCTTGTCCCGAAGGTGCGGCTGTTGCCAACATGAGAACGGCGGTGTCGTGAAAGAGAGAACCTTCAGCGAAATCGGGATGGCCGACGACGGCCGACACGGGAATTTCATAATGCGGAAGAGGTTCGTTTGTAACGCCGGCGTGATGTTCTCCAAGTCGGACAATCAGGTTAGAAGGGATAGTTCTGTAAAAGTCGGAGAAGATAATACGATTTGGCAGAGTTTCCACGGCGACAATTAgattaatgaatttttgttgttaccCCTGGACGCAGTGGAAGGAAGTAGCCACGAATT
The sequence above is a segment of the Daphnia pulex isolate KAP4 chromosome 11, ASM2113471v1 genome. Coding sequences within it:
- the LOC124207921 gene encoding uncharacterized protein LOC124207921 isoform X2, which produces MLPVAVKLLASVVILFPFVSSEFTLNPNADTSVNPVYDVRDGKFFGLFETVINNNRACRALSGDIGTCLSYPECFAFRGNISGTCGRGYGLCCVTTKTCQGVIYANNTYFVNQGYPGSYTSAGQCYTTVNRLAPNICQLRLDFEAFSIAQPEPAEHRCVSDSFVVSGTTSPVPVICGDNAGQHMYLNIGYNSTTPITLTMITSNLMAGGFTSARNWKIRVSQIPCNEGFAAPPGCLQYYTGSVGVIRSFNFFFDSRGVNTARQLSFQDYTICIRQESNFCEMQYNVCPDQVNVPGLGFSISGALVAGEGTVSSGADAACTADFLMIPCGSDVRGQPTKSNGAVCAARLCGSVWNSINAETLSRPVFTRSVPFELRYYTNGLESSEGDQGNLGFCLTYQQEPCPASLNKFQNMFI
- the LOC124207921 gene encoding uncharacterized protein LOC124207921 isoform X1, with amino-acid sequence MQLLSYSVGHSQVNLRSKMLPVAVKLLASVVILFPFVSSEFTLNPNADTSVNPVYDVRDGKFFGLFETVINNNRACRALSGDIGTCLSYPECFAFRGNISGTCGRGYGLCCVTTKTCQGVIYANNTYFVNQGYPGSYTSAGQCYTTVNRLAPNICQLRLDFEAFSIAQPEPAEHRCVSDSFVVSGTTSPVPVICGDNAGQHMYLNIGYNSTTPITLTMITSNLMAGGFTSARNWKIRVSQIPCNEGFAAPPGCLQYYTGSVGVIRSFNFFFDSRGVNTARQLSFQDYTICIRQESNFCEMQYNVCPDQVNVPGLGFSISGALVAGEGTVSSGADAACTADFLMIPCGSDVRGQPTKSNGAVCAARLCGSVWNSINAETLSRPVFTRSVPFELRYYTNGLESSEGDQGNLGFCLTYQQEPCPASLNKFQNMFI
- the LOC124207926 gene encoding CUE domain-containing protein 2-A-like: MSCVEDKEVLVKESLLVFLKDNIPQANLSHIDEIVLSYVVSILEEIGSDLCQEDVFDVESFSEMLTAYFPDFASIPHSVICHWIFELSSKLSQSKQDSKGLKGMTDLGLMFPAPAVVKQDRLSPRVSESSDASTSDSSQSGFQDFEKTDDVRLLLEMFPSISLVEATHCLSLSNSSVEEAVQLVLHRQEIGESLSHPEISSLHKTRPVNDVTLKKKIIEKYSYIDQDDDQREHRPPPVKTQPKKMVRYLDNKVVTIKGERYTEIKEETEASKEEAKKTFVTLKPARQYRFH